aggggctgtccctccaaccgctggagcccagccacgcccattacttcagagcccagcaccgccccactgctaatttattcactcctcttcGCTGACATAGTTTGTGCAGCGCCCGCAATCCGGCGCATGCGCcctggatacacatgtcagcagTGTCCTGGCATCATCCTCACAGaactcattgcgcatgcgccagcttcgCTCGACCCGCTCATGCACCCCTGTCCTCCACCCACCCGACAAGTCGCGCCACTCCGCTCTTCCTTTTCTGGTGAGGAGTCCTCCGGGTGTTCTTAACTCCAAATAACTCATACACTAGATTTGGCGAGCATTACCAAATCAGTTTGATATTTTTCATACATATTTCTTTTACATTTGGCATTTTATGACATTCAGAGACTGTAACATACTGTTTGTCCATGTAGTCTCTGTACACCTCATGAATACACTGAACTTTTAGTCATCAGCCTGcttcaaccccttaaggacccttgccgtacatgtacggcagtggtggacgtgacttaaggaccagcgccctacatgtacggcgggctgaacgggcaggagctgcgcccgcacggacccggcagtcactgcaGCTGGGCACCTGCTGCATACACCGGAATCGGTGTAATCGGTTCGGAGGGTACGGGTCCCCACGCTGCAGTGGCGGGCGCCGATGGCAGCCTAATGCCTtgcataggcatcggggcttgtcTTcttcggaagcctgtgagatccagcccttaggctgggtctaacAGGCAGGCTGttagcataaaagctgacagccaatgcattacaatacaagttgtattgtaatgcattgcagaggggatcagaccccagaagttgagtgggaaaaaaaagaaagtgaaaaaatatatataaataaacaaaacaaacatattgggtattgtcgcgtagtaacgaccagctctacaaaaatatcagatccaccccctcacctaaacgccgtagaaaaaataaaatgctgttattgtgtaaaacttaaataaattaaaaaaaagtagacatattaggtatcgccgcatccataagaacctgctctataaaaatagcacatcacctaacccctcaggtgaacaccgtaaaaaaaaatacaaatgaaaaaaactgtcaaaaaagacttgtttgtcaccttacatcacaaaaagtgtaatgccaagcgatcaaaaagtcatacgcaccccaaaatcataccaatcaaaccgtcatctcatcccgcaaaaaatgagaccctacataagacattcgccaaaaaaataaataaaaagactatggctttcagaatatggagacacaaaaaaaaatcattttttccaaaaatgcttcattatgtaaaacaaacaaaaaagtagttatatttggtattgtcacgtacttaacctgctctataaaaatagcacatgatctaatttgtcatatgaacattgtaaaaaacagaaaataaaaacggtgccaaaacagctatttttttgttaccttgcccccaaaaagtgtaatatagagcaaccaaaaatcatatgtatcctaaaatagtaccaacaaaactgccatcttatccagtagtttccaaaaaggggtcacttttttggagtttatactctaggggtcttcaaatgtgacatggcaacttaaaattatcccagtgaaatctgccttacaaaaaccatattaggctactttcacacctgcgttaggtgcggatccgtctggtatctgtacagacggatccgcacctataatgcaaacgcttagatccgttcagaacggatccgtccagtttttttttttcttttcatgataatgcaaacggatccgttttgacttacaatgaaagtcaataggaggcggatccgttttcaattgcaccatattatgtcagtgaaaacggatccgtccccattgacttacactgtaaggcggacatcaaaacgttggtgtccgtctccagagcggaatggaggctaaacagaggcaaactgatgcattctgaacgaatccttatccattcagaatgcattggggctaaactgatccgttttgggccgcttgtgagagccttgaacggatctcacaagcggacccagaaacgccagtttgaaagtagccttacaaaaatcaaaatggctgcacaccgttatatatacaaacaatagagctaagaaatgggggtcattctagataaaagtggtacaataccgactataaatgaataatggaagctcttagcgcacatacatgtcgggcccatctaccaggggtcaaggtggcttccacagccttctaatgtcccaaaaaaaaagaaaatgtcatttataaAATGATCCGAACATGAaggagacatatgggaaatgtaaagtaataactgttatatgaggtatcaatattggttttaaaagcagaaaaaatagaaattttgaaaactgCTAATTTTTtgtcaatttggtattttttttaataaataaaaattaaatattttgactaAAATTTACcaccgtcatgaagtacaatatgtgatgagaaaacaatctcagaatggcctggataagtaaaagagttttaaagttatcaccacataaagtgaccaagtggcctggtccttaaggtaaaaaatggcagggtcctgaaggggttaaagggataagTCACTTTCCTATAAATACAGTGCAGTAGACATCCATTGTAAATATCTGTTTCCTAACTTTCCATTCTGCCGCAGTTCGATGTTCTCTACTCACTGGCATAACATAAAAATCTGATTTCCCTGCACAAGTGCAGCACATCCAAGTGACTTCACGGCCTAGGGAGTAGTGTCACCTCACCAACCCGTCCATAACTGTATGCACGTGCTCAGCATTTAAGAACCTGGGGGTGCCCTGCAGAATCCTACCTACGCCACCATCTTGCTGTCCAATATGCACCTGGGATGATATATCAGCACATGCGGTCACGTAGAACTAATGTAATACTGCGCATGTGCTGATATATACCGTAGTCGTTGAGGCACAAAGGATGGGGAGACAGCAGACTAGCTAAGTTTCTACCATGCATGCAGCGATCCTTCAATTCGGGGCATGCGCAATAGAGATGGGGGAGGGGAGTATGCATGGATGGGTTAGTCCTGTTATGGACGTGGTGCAGCTCTTGTCCAGGGAAAATCTTTGCAGAACACATAGAACACAGAGCTACACTGCTAAAACATACATATAATGCACTCTCTTTATAAGAAAGCAGCCAACCCCTTTATCTGCTCTTATATTTTGTGCGTCATTCTGAATAATAAAATAAAGTCGCGATCCCTATAATATACCCACAAATCCACTATATCCCCGAAATCTGAACactaaagggttgtctcatctcagacaatgggggcatatcgctaggatatgcccccattgtcttataggtgcgggtgggaccgctgggacccgcacctatcttttAAATGGAGCCCCCCCGTCCGGCCATCACCAAgctctctccccatagaagtgaatgggagcgcaccgactGCGCATGACCGGcctccgctcccattcatttctatgggcccaatggaaatagctgagctgACGCTCGGCTTTTTTCAGTGGTacaatagagatgaatggagggaggctgcgcatgcgcagcgcaaCTTCCATCGCTTTTGTAATAATAATTATACATACCATAATTCCAAGGAAAAAGCAACACAAAGAGTAAGTTAACTTTATTCAACAAGGGCTCTAGTCAGTATCTGCGGCAGATACAGAAGGACATTCCATGGATGGAACCATCGGTTAGTGTCTTATTAAATACATCCAGTCACTCACATGGAGCACCAGAATGGCAGACTAGCAAACAGCCAAGTCCGGACGGCAGGACGCAGTAAGAGTTATTTTCCTATTCTTTGCACCACCCAGTCCTGTTGGCACAGTGGGCACCGGTTGTTCTGCTTCACCCACAGCGACATGCAGCAGTTGTGGAACGAGTGATTACATTCTCCCCATACCACTGCAAGAGAACAGAGCAGAGTGTTTGTATTAACAGGCCATTACTGATGGCACAAGGTGTGTGGCCTATAGGACGGGTTTACACTTAGTGACAGCTTTATGAAAGGGTGGCGACAGCCAAAGATTTTATTGTTCACATATTAGGagccaccataaaaaaaattaaaaaaaagtatacatagggGACACCATACAGAAGACGAGGTCAAGAAGCAGAACGACATGGCAGCAGATCCTTAGTGTACGAGTCTTGTACTGCATTTAAGGAAATAAACCCCCCTCCAAGGAGGGGGGCGAGGGATCGAGGCGTTATGGAGGGGGGAACTGCAACTACCTGCATGCATACAGACCCCGTCAAGTAGGAGCGGCCTGGGATTTCTGATTGGAAAcggtgcatttcccatgtaaactACCAGTACACAGTATGCTCTTTTAAGAGACTtacccaccaatgataataccgtCTTAAGAGACCAAAGAGATTAAAAGTAAAGACCCTGCTAATCCTGGCAGACCCTGACCCTACTGACCTGATGCAGTGCATCACACAAGTGACAAGTGGCACAAGGACTCAGCACTGGCTCCTTGGTGGCTTTTACCTATTTGACATTAACTTTCTGCATCTCATACCCGCCAATgtaagtactttcacactagcgtttttcttttccggcaccgagttccgtcctaggggctctataccggaaaagaactgatcagttttatccccatgcattctgaatggagagaaatcagttcaggatgtcttcagtgacTGTtcactacggttttatctccggccaaaaaaaaacggaacacttgcctgaatgccagatctggcatttttttccataggaatgtattagtgccggatgcggcattcaaaataccggaatgcgggatccgtccttccggtttgcgcatgtgcagactgaaaaaaaaaatatttgaaaataaatgccggatccgtttttccggatgacattcgatgcatttgtaagacggatcccaatcagtcttacaaatgccatcggttggcatacgttttgacggatctggcaggcagttccggcgacggagctgcctgccggataactctgccgcaagtgtgaaagtaccttaagtcTAGCAGAGTTTAATTAAAAGGGATTTTTCCTGCCTGTACAACCCCTTCTCAGAATGAAGCTGCCACGATAATCGGGGAGGGTCTGGCTTCTCTAACCAACAGCAGACCGCTTTCATCAGGGGGGACACTTTACAGCCCCTCATTTCCCTTGCAGTGGCCTCTACTGGTGAAACGTAATATTACATGACGCCCATTCACATGAAAGGACGGCCACGTAATACACGATTGGTTTGAGTCCACCACAGAGAGAAGGTTGCTTTTGGCAGCGGGGTGGTCTAAagctgtctatctatccatctatctagatGCATTTTAGCCGATCCCACGGATTTTGGTGGGATTGGTCATGTATGGGGGCAACAGATGTTAGGAAAGTTGGATTTTAACATGCCCGATTGTTTTAACCTAAGAGAGATAAGCCATCCACCAGTGGTGATTTAGATGGAGGACGCCAGGCCACTGCAGGGGAAATGTAGTATCAGATAAATGGCCGTCCATGTTATACAAGAACAGCTGGAGCCCCTGAGACCAGCATCTGCTCACATAAGGTGGACTCAGACTACCCGTGAACTTCAACTCCTTTAACCCATCCCAAGTAAGCAGCAAAGAAAAGTAATGGCAGCTTTAGCCACGGACATTGCACCACGACTGCACAGTGCAGTCCAGATGTGGCCCAGCAATTAGTGGTATCGCGGCTCAAGACACACATGTAATGGCACCCCAAGGAGTGGCTGCCTATCAATCACAATAGCCAATCAGATAAGTTCTATGTGGGCACATCCAGGACGGATCTCGGGGTCGATCGTTGCTGCCgtgttcatctctatgggactgccaaagcTAGCCGCACGCTGAACTCCACTATCTCCAGCAAGTCCCACagacaatgaatggagaggcTCAACTCTTTAAATTTCCCTCTAATAATGCCAGTGTCACCTACCTACACAGTCCTCCTGCTTGTTCTCGGCTTGGCAGCGCAGGCAGGCATCTAGAGACGACACAAATACAAGCACTTAATACATGTATACAGCAAGGATCAACTACTGAAGCTGGACACATCATGGAGGACTTGTAGTACACGTGCTCAGCGTCGGGGGTGCAGGAGATCGCGTGAAAGGGGGCATGGTTTATGTAATTAGGGGGTGAGGCCTATAAATGTGGGCACACCACAACCATCGCTCTGCCATGCTTATGGGGGGACTAGGTGTTCTTTTAAGCTGTGACATAAAAGGCcaccagccatttcaggagaggtcacacagaagatcatatgtcctaggaggttGATGTGAAGTGCAAGCCCAGGGGCGGGTGACACAATGGACATACAGATCGGGATTCCTATAGTGAGATTACAAATCCCTGCATCACAttcctttaaagaggttatcttggaaaagataatgatgacttcgccttaggacaggccatcattatcacatcggttGGAGTCCATGTCCTAGCATCGCCACCATGGGAGCTGTGGTGAGCAGTGCAggctcccggcagctttccaaggacagcgccatacatcatatagtggcagttcttggtattgcagctcagcctcattgacttggactaggccacatgactgatgtacagtgatgtcactggcctaggaggaggctgcagcactctcagcctcttctaacagctgaatcggtgggggtcccggaagtcacacccccgcagatctgatactgatgactagaagtcacaataacgcctgtacaagcgtcatagata
The sequence above is a segment of the Bufo bufo chromosome 4, aBufBuf1.1, whole genome shotgun sequence genome. Coding sequences within it:
- the RNF7 gene encoding RING-box protein 2, which encodes MADRRAELTRPSVKMFSLKKWNAVAMWSWDVECDTCAICRVQVMDACLRCQAENKQEDCVVVWGECNHSFHNCCMSLWVKQNNRCPLCQQDWVVQRIGK